One window from the genome of Gadus macrocephalus chromosome 7, ASM3116895v1 encodes:
- the LOC132461247 gene encoding LOW QUALITY PROTEIN: coiled-coil domain-containing protein 80-like (The sequence of the model RefSeq protein was modified relative to this genomic sequence to represent the inferred CDS: inserted 1 base in 1 codon; deleted 1 base in 1 codon), which yields MYSYQNDLQQEYEVPIAMTAVLDYIDTFDSRITEMDQQKRDGVSCKKEDKSRSLENFLSRFRWRRRIFIISXPDDEEWAYQQQLYSLTSQTCNLGLRHMSVLKLAGKEAELRGGTLELYPINGSSSVDREELSPPLVTDLRNYFQVSAEYFSMLLVGKDGNVKSWYPSPMWSMEPVYDLVDSMQLRRQEMAIQQSLGMRCPDDDGREREHDGYGHRGYGY from the exons ATGTATTCTTATCAAAATGACTTGCAGCAAGAGTACGAGGTTCCGATCGCCATGACGGCCGTGCTGGACTACATCGACACCTTCGACTCACGCATCACGGAGATGGACCAGCAGAAGAGGGACGGGGTCTCCTGCAAGAAGGAGGACAAGTCCAGATCCCTGGAGAACTTCCTGTCCAG GTTCCGTTGGAGACGGAGAATCTTTATCATCT ACCCTGATGACGAGGAGTGGGCCTATCAGCAGCAGCTCTACAGCCTGACCAGTCAGACCTGTAACCTGG GCCTGCGCCACATGTCCGTTCTG AAGCTGGCCGGGAAGGAGGCGGAGCTTAGGGGCGGAACCCTGGAGCTCTATCCAATCAACG GCAGCTCCAGCGTCGACCGTGAGGAGCTCTCGCCGCCGCTGGTGACCGACCTCCGGAACTACTTCCAGGTGAGCGCCGAGTACTTCTCCATGCTGCTGGTCGGGAAGGACGGGAACGTCAAGTCCTGGTACCCATCCCCCATGTGGTCCATGGAGCCCGTCTACGACCTGGTCGACTCCATGCAGCTGCGGCGCCAGGAGATGGCCATCCAGCAGTCGCTGGGGATGCGTTGCCCCGACGACGACGGCCGAGAGCGAGAGCACGACGGATACGGTCACCGTGGTTACGGTTACTAG